A genomic window from Deltaproteobacteria bacterium includes:
- a CDS encoding FadR family transcriptional regulator has product MPPVAAESAAPAESAADAVFEAILAGIVRGDYPPRSRLPAERDLARQLGASRPTLREALGRLAEWNLVEARRGSGVVVRDRSDWSIEVLPAFLRYGGGSVPPRELVQMIDDLLALRRALVVEVVALVAPRVDAARLAAARDAAERAWRARDDAAAFARDDFALIRAIVDAAGFLPGVWLINRLAGVYLDLARTITGAAPPPDDYLDTATSLIDALARGDATGAVAIERAYLERHDARLLARIRGDSR; this is encoded by the coding sequence ATGCCTCCGGTTGCCGCCGAGTCCGCCGCCCCCGCCGAGTCCGCCGCCGACGCCGTGTTCGAGGCGATCCTGGCCGGCATCGTACGCGGCGACTACCCGCCGCGATCGCGCTTGCCGGCCGAGCGCGACCTGGCGCGCCAGCTCGGCGCGAGTCGACCGACGTTGCGCGAGGCGCTCGGCCGGCTCGCCGAGTGGAACCTCGTCGAGGCGCGGCGCGGGTCCGGCGTGGTCGTGCGCGACCGCAGCGACTGGTCGATCGAGGTGCTGCCGGCATTTTTGCGCTACGGCGGCGGCTCGGTGCCGCCGCGCGAGCTGGTGCAGATGATCGACGACCTGCTGGCCCTGCGCCGCGCGCTCGTCGTCGAGGTGGTCGCGCTCGTCGCGCCGCGCGTCGACGCGGCGCGACTGGCAGCGGCGCGCGATGCCGCCGAACGCGCGTGGCGAGCGAGGGATGACGCCGCGGCGTTCGCGCGCGACGACTTTGCGCTCATCCGCGCAATCGTCGATGCGGCCGGGTTCTTGCCCGGCGTGTGGTTGATCAACCGCCTCGCCGGGGTCTACCTGGACCTCGCCCGCACCATCACCGGCGCCGCGCCGCCGCCGGACGACTATCTCGACACGGCCACATCACTGATCGACGCGCTCGCCCGCGGCGACGCGACCGGCGCCGTCGCGATCGAACGCGCCTATCTCGAACGCCACGACGCGCGCCTGCTCGCGCGCATCCGAGGAGACAGCCGATGA
- a CDS encoding FAD-dependent oxidoreductase, with protein MDRKGQAPPARAVSRRHRRARAHHLRTGPDPAAVRGRAAHRGVRPARRSQGGVPMTAAAAPDPRIHGYTHARRPPGVFGREDFYGDTVLGCDVVVVGSGAGGATAAAELAEAGFDVIVLEEGSYYGTGDFTPNALDMIRKMYRDGGASAAIGRPPILFQEGRTVGGSAVVNGGMSWRTPPRVLDHWRREFGLDGVSPAALEPYFERVERRIHVAYQDPETIGRDNQLLKQGADKLGWRIEPNLRNQLHCAGSNNCAFGCPTGAKQSTLVTYIPRALHFGARVYSNVRVDRIAHRGKRATGVVGHVVRENGTRGFRVVVRAKLVIAACGSIHTPALLARSGVRSPSGQLGRNLSMHPNVKVVALFDEEMRGWEGVHQAYQIREFAPYGIQTLAAVNVPPSILAMGMHGYGAELGDIMRDYKRCVVAGLLCEDSRYGHVKVVAGRPVAFYDLAPADFDRIKMGAARLCELLFEVGAHTIYTPFSGMEVVRSSDDARRIESAPIPRERTEVVTVHMMGTARMGARRSAAVTDEFGRVYDTEGLFVCDASLFPSAVGVNPCETIQTLSTRNAAHIIENRGRYLQ; from the coding sequence ATGGATCGAAAAGGTCAAGCGCCGCCGGCTCGAGCAGTATCGCGACGACATCGCCGCGCACGAGCGCACCATCTTCGAACCGGACCCGATCCCGCTGCCGTCCGAGGTCGCGCGGCGCACCGAGGCGTCCGTCCAGCTCGCCGATCGCAAGGAGGCGTCCCGATGACCGCCGCCGCCGCGCCGGATCCGCGCATTCACGGCTATACGCACGCGCGCCGCCCGCCCGGCGTGTTCGGCCGCGAGGACTTCTACGGCGACACGGTCCTCGGCTGCGACGTCGTCGTCGTCGGCTCGGGCGCCGGCGGCGCGACGGCCGCCGCCGAACTCGCCGAAGCCGGCTTCGACGTGATCGTGCTCGAGGAAGGCAGCTACTACGGCACGGGCGACTTCACGCCCAACGCGCTCGACATGATCCGCAAGATGTACCGCGACGGCGGCGCGAGCGCGGCGATCGGACGGCCGCCGATCCTGTTTCAGGAGGGCCGCACCGTCGGCGGCTCGGCGGTCGTCAACGGCGGCATGTCCTGGCGCACGCCGCCGCGGGTGCTCGACCACTGGCGGCGCGAGTTCGGCCTCGACGGCGTGAGCCCGGCCGCGCTCGAGCCCTACTTCGAGCGCGTCGAGCGCCGCATCCACGTCGCCTACCAGGATCCGGAGACGATCGGCCGCGACAACCAGCTGCTCAAACAGGGCGCCGACAAACTCGGCTGGCGGATCGAGCCGAACTTGCGCAATCAACTTCATTGTGCCGGGAGCAACAACTGCGCGTTCGGCTGCCCGACCGGCGCCAAGCAATCCACGCTCGTCACGTACATCCCGCGGGCTCTCCACTTTGGCGCGCGCGTCTACTCCAACGTCCGCGTCGACCGGATCGCCCACCGCGGAAAGCGCGCGACCGGCGTCGTCGGCCACGTCGTGCGCGAGAACGGCACGCGCGGGTTCCGCGTCGTCGTGCGCGCCAAACTGGTGATCGCCGCGTGCGGCTCCATCCACACGCCGGCGCTGCTCGCGCGCAGCGGCGTCCGGTCGCCGTCCGGCCAGCTCGGCCGCAATCTGAGCATGCACCCGAACGTGAAGGTGGTCGCGCTGTTCGACGAGGAAATGCGCGGCTGGGAGGGCGTGCACCAGGCCTACCAGATCCGAGAATTCGCGCCGTACGGCATCCAGACGCTGGCCGCCGTCAACGTGCCGCCGAGCATCCTCGCGATGGGAATGCACGGCTACGGCGCCGAACTCGGCGACATCATGCGCGACTACAAGCGCTGCGTCGTCGCCGGGCTATTGTGCGAAGACAGCCGCTACGGCCACGTCAAGGTCGTGGCGGGGCGGCCGGTGGCGTTTTACGACCTCGCGCCCGCCGACTTCGACCGCATCAAGATGGGCGCGGCGCGCCTGTGCGAGCTGCTGTTCGAGGTGGGGGCCCACACGATCTACACGCCGTTTTCCGGCATGGAAGTGGTCCGCTCGTCCGACGACGCGCGGCGCATCGAGTCGGCGCCGATCCCGCGCGAGCGCACCGAGGTCGTGACCGTCCACATGATGGGCACGGCGCGCATGGGCGCTCGCCGCTCCGCGGCGGTGACCGACGAATTCGGCCGCGTCTACGACACCGAGGGCCTGTTCGTGTGCGACGCGAGCCTGTTTCCGAGCGCGGTCGGAGTCAATCCCTGCGAGACGATTCAGACCCTGTCGACCCGCAACGCGGCGCACATCATCGAGAATCGCGGGAGGTACCTGCAATGA
- a CDS encoding DUF309 domain-containing protein has translation MSPPGRPPPRYTSRPLPPYAFLPGRAPHPTRDPRGHSYGVAARADYLPADRWRDNDMYLWGIDLLNAGYPWEAHEAWEAVWTACRAAGDADQAAFVQGLIQLAAAEVHERLGEPDRAARIRARARAKLAAAPAGYLGLASRTPPLLLAE, from the coding sequence ATGTCGCCCCCGGGTCGCCCGCCGCCTCGCTACACGTCCCGACCGCTGCCGCCGTACGCGTTCTTGCCGGGCCGCGCGCCCCACCCGACTCGCGATCCGCGCGGGCACAGCTACGGCGTCGCCGCGCGCGCCGACTACCTGCCGGCGGATCGTTGGCGCGACAACGACATGTACCTGTGGGGCATCGACCTGCTGAACGCCGGCTATCCGTGGGAGGCGCACGAGGCGTGGGAGGCGGTGTGGACCGCGTGCCGCGCCGCGGGCGACGCCGACCAGGCGGCGTTCGTCCAGGGGTTGATCCAGCTCGCCGCGGCGGAGGTGCACGAGCGCCTCGGCGAGCCCGACCGCGCCGCGCGCATCCGCGCGCGCGCCCGCGCCAAGCTCGCCGCCGCGCCCGCCGGCTACCTGGGACTCGCGTCGCGCACGCCGCCGCTGCTGCTCGCCGAGTGA
- a CDS encoding FHA domain-containing protein, which yields MALSRLVVIEGPDAGVEFPIPARGGGIGRGDDNAIQLSDLSVSRSHCTIELIDGRLALVDNKSTNRTLVNGKPITVHLLEQGDEIAIGKTRLAFIPGDGPKSKQRTIKPSRVTMEIGSGELLQVAREQVLGPDGRAQRHLAALARLGDALRAAGDRTSVAHAACDVAAEALAGDRAFVLVRDAAGRMMPIGSAVAARDPDGTSYDLAPDALDKVMSERKAIALEPRDDGGRRAVAAPLMSRNDEAPFGLLLVDRRPDSPLPAWDAIDLMACGCIAQLVSAAVAGVEARAALASENQRVVERFGGGWHFIGDSPPARQVLEFVGKVGPSDATVLLGGESGSGKEMVARAIHQASRRRDQAFIAVNCAALTETLLESELFGHEKGAFTGATDRKLGRFELADKGTLFLDEVGELNLNCQTKFLRVLEEQVFERVGGTRPIRVDVRVIAATNRDLTDMVRRGAFREDLFYRLSVIHTVVPPLRARRDDIPLLAEHFLQMLSAQVPRRIAGFTPAALAALQAHPWPGNVRELRNAVEYAIVLGTGEWIDASDLPPHIAAAAAGAPAPTPAVGVPPVSAAGVPPVPAMGVPPVPPAAGAPTAAAAPPVAPIAPAPPPVRPKSLRELEREGIIAALRSTGGNKAQAAQLLEIDRSTLYKKIKDYGIDV from the coding sequence ATGGCTCTGTCGCGGCTGGTCGTCATCGAGGGCCCCGACGCGGGCGTCGAGTTCCCGATTCCCGCCCGCGGCGGCGGCATCGGCCGCGGCGACGACAACGCGATCCAGCTGTCGGACCTGTCGGTGTCGCGGTCGCACTGCACGATCGAGTTGATCGACGGCCGCCTCGCCCTCGTCGACAACAAGAGCACGAATCGCACGCTGGTCAACGGCAAGCCGATCACCGTGCACCTGCTCGAACAGGGCGACGAGATCGCAATCGGCAAGACACGGCTCGCGTTCATCCCGGGCGACGGCCCGAAATCGAAGCAGCGCACGATCAAGCCGAGCCGCGTGACGATGGAGATCGGCTCGGGCGAGCTGCTGCAGGTCGCGCGCGAGCAGGTGCTCGGACCCGACGGGCGCGCGCAGCGGCACCTCGCGGCGCTCGCGCGGCTCGGCGACGCGCTGCGCGCGGCGGGCGACCGGACGAGCGTGGCGCACGCGGCGTGCGACGTCGCCGCCGAGGCGCTCGCGGGCGACCGCGCGTTCGTGCTCGTGCGCGATGCGGCCGGCCGCATGATGCCGATCGGTTCGGCGGTGGCCGCGCGCGATCCGGACGGGACGAGCTACGACCTGGCGCCGGACGCGCTCGACAAAGTGATGTCCGAGCGCAAGGCGATCGCGCTCGAGCCGCGCGACGACGGCGGCCGCCGCGCGGTCGCCGCGCCGCTGATGTCGCGCAACGACGAGGCGCCGTTCGGCCTGCTGCTCGTCGACCGCCGGCCCGATTCGCCGCTGCCGGCGTGGGACGCGATCGACCTGATGGCGTGCGGCTGCATCGCGCAGCTCGTGTCGGCCGCGGTCGCCGGCGTCGAGGCGCGCGCCGCGCTCGCGAGCGAGAACCAGCGCGTCGTCGAGCGCTTTGGCGGGGGGTGGCACTTCATCGGCGACTCTCCGCCCGCCCGCCAGGTTCTCGAGTTCGTCGGCAAGGTCGGCCCGAGCGACGCGACGGTCCTGCTCGGCGGCGAGTCCGGCAGCGGCAAGGAGATGGTCGCTCGCGCGATTCATCAGGCGAGCCGCCGGCGCGACCAGGCGTTCATCGCGGTCAACTGCGCCGCGCTGACCGAGACGCTGCTCGAGTCCGAGCTCTTCGGCCACGAAAAAGGCGCGTTCACCGGCGCGACGGATCGCAAGCTCGGCCGATTCGAGCTGGCCGACAAGGGGACCCTGTTTCTCGACGAGGTCGGCGAGCTGAACCTCAATTGCCAGACCAAGTTCCTGCGCGTGCTCGAGGAGCAGGTGTTCGAGCGCGTCGGCGGCACCCGACCGATCCGCGTCGACGTGCGCGTCATCGCGGCGACCAACCGCGACCTCACCGACATGGTCCGGCGCGGCGCGTTTCGCGAGGATCTGTTTTACCGGCTCAGCGTCATCCACACGGTGGTGCCGCCGCTGCGCGCCCGGCGGGACGACATCCCGCTCCTCGCGGAGCACTTTCTGCAGATGCTCAGCGCGCAGGTGCCGCGGCGCATCGCCGGCTTCACCCCCGCGGCGCTCGCCGCGCTGCAGGCCCACCCGTGGCCCGGCAACGTGCGCGAGCTGCGCAACGCGGTCGAGTACGCGATCGTGCTCGGCACCGGCGAGTGGATCGACGCTTCCGACCTACCGCCCCACATCGCGGCGGCCGCGGCCGGAGCGCCCGCGCCGACGCCCGCCGTGGGCGTGCCGCCCGTTTCGGCCGCGGGCGTGCCGCCCGTCCCGGCCATGGGCGTGCCGCCCGTCCCGCCGGCCGCCGGCGCCCCGACTGCGGCGGCCGCGCCGCCGGTGGCCCCCATCGCGCCCGCCCCGCCGCCGGTGCGACCGAAATCCCTGCGCGAACTCGAGCGCGAGGGAATCATCGCCGCCCTGCGATCGACCGGCGGCAACAAGGCGCAGGCCGCTCAGCTGCTCGAGATCGACCGGTCCACCTTATATAAGAAGATAAAGGATTACGGCATCGACGTGTGA
- a CDS encoding RNA-binding protein has protein sequence MSSKVFVGGLSWDTDDRGLADAFASYGQVLEAKVISDRDTGRSRGFGFVTYDAPADADRAIEAMNGASLDGRTIRCDHATAKQRGGGGRGRW, from the coding sequence ATGTCGAGTAAGGTATTTGTAGGCGGCCTCAGCTGGGACACCGACGATCGCGGCCTCGCGGACGCATTCGCGTCGTACGGTCAGGTTCTCGAGGCGAAGGTGATCTCGGATCGCGACACGGGCCGCTCGCGCGGGTTCGGGTTCGTCACCTACGACGCGCCGGCGGACGCCGATCGCGCGATCGAGGCGATGAACGGGGCGAGCCTCGACGGCCGCACCATCCGCTGCGATCACGCCACCGCGAAGCAGCGCGGCGGCGGCGGTCGCGGTCGCTGGTAG
- the trxA gene encoding thioredoxin, whose translation MSASRWVREVGEADFDQAVVAASRDTPVLVDFWAAWCGPCRMLAPVLERVADDYAGALIVAKVDTEAHPGLASRFGIRGIPACKLFVDGRVVDEFVGALPESAVRAFLARHVRSEWEAELDAARAARRAGDLDGAAARLAALADRYPDRPAVRLEAARVAFHRGDVEAVEHHASAVSAAADEYDAAQALLAAVDLVRACRDAGGAEPAGDAPEARYARAGCRAVRGDFRGAFDELLALVESERHWRDAAARRALVALFAVCEDDDLVRDARRRLSILI comes from the coding sequence ATGAGCGCATCGAGGTGGGTTCGAGAGGTCGGCGAGGCCGACTTCGACCAGGCGGTCGTCGCCGCGTCGCGCGACACGCCGGTGTTGGTCGACTTCTGGGCCGCCTGGTGCGGGCCGTGCCGCATGCTCGCCCCGGTGCTCGAGCGCGTCGCGGACGACTATGCCGGCGCGCTGATCGTCGCCAAGGTCGATACGGAGGCGCACCCGGGGTTGGCGTCTCGGTTCGGCATCCGCGGTATCCCGGCGTGCAAGCTGTTCGTCGACGGGCGCGTGGTCGACGAGTTCGTTGGGGCGCTGCCGGAGTCGGCCGTCCGCGCGTTTCTCGCGCGCCACGTGCGCAGCGAGTGGGAAGCCGAACTCGATGCCGCGCGCGCGGCTCGCCGCGCTGGCGACCTGGACGGCGCGGCCGCGCGGCTCGCCGCCCTCGCCGATCGCTACCCGGATCGGCCGGCCGTTCGACTCGAGGCCGCCCGCGTGGCGTTTCACCGCGGCGACGTCGAGGCCGTCGAACACCACGCGAGCGCGGTGTCCGCCGCGGCCGACGAGTACGACGCGGCGCAGGCGCTGCTCGCGGCGGTCGACCTCGTGCGCGCGTGCCGCGACGCGGGCGGCGCCGAGCCCGCGGGCGACGCCCCGGAGGCGCGCTACGCGCGCGCCGGCTGCCGCGCGGTGCGCGGCGACTTTCGCGGCGCGTTCGATGAGCTGCTCGCGCTGGTGGAGTCGGAGCGTCACTGGCGCGACGCCGCCGCGCGCCGGGCGCTCGTCGCGCTGTTTGCCGTGTGCGAGGACGACGACCTCGTGCGCGATGCGCGCCGCAGGCTGTCGATCTTGATCTGA
- the trxC gene encoding thioredoxin TrxC, with translation MIRTCPACGRRNRIPPERLADRGRCGACKAALPPLAAPIDVGPEEFDAIVRAARVPVFVDFWAPWCGPCRMAAPHVDQLARDRAGRAIVLKVNTEAHPEMAARYQIRGIPTFAVFRGGDVVHRHSGLVDARQMAQWVDAAAGAERMSA, from the coding sequence ATGATCCGGACCTGTCCCGCCTGCGGTCGCCGCAACCGCATCCCCCCCGAACGTCTCGCCGACCGCGGCCGGTGCGGCGCCTGCAAGGCGGCGCTGCCGCCGCTCGCGGCGCCGATCGACGTCGGCCCCGAGGAGTTCGACGCGATCGTGCGCGCCGCGCGCGTGCCGGTGTTCGTCGACTTCTGGGCTCCGTGGTGCGGGCCGTGCCGCATGGCCGCGCCGCACGTCGACCAGCTCGCGCGCGACCGCGCCGGCCGCGCGATCGTCCTCAAGGTAAACACCGAGGCGCACCCGGAGATGGCCGCTCGCTATCAGATCCGCGGCATTCCGACGTTCGCGGTATTTCGCGGCGGCGACGTGGTCCATCGTCATTCCGGTCTCGTGGATGCCCGGCAGATGGCGCAGTGGGTCGACGCGGCCGCCGGCGCCGAAAGGATGTCGGCATGA